One Planifilum fimeticola genomic window, AAGTGGATCACCGATTCCGAGGAAGCGCCGGTCCTGAGCAGTATCGCGATCAGCTCCGCGTTGGAACAATGTTCGGCTCCCAGCTGGACCAGCCGTTCGCGGGGGCGTTCCTCCTCGGGCACGTCGCGAATCATCAATTGCTTTCCAGGATTCACGACATCCAGCCTCCCTCACCCTCGCCGGTCAATGAGGAAAACCCGAATGCCCCGTCCGCGGATGTCACGCCTCATCGTCCGGCAATCGAAAATCGCGAACCAGAGCGTAACCCAACTGCTTCGTCAACTGAAGGAGCAGCGGAACCGACATTCCAACCACATTGGTGTAACAGCCTTCAATTCGGTCCACAAGCAGGACCCCTAAACCCTGAATCCCGTATGCGCCGGCCTTGTCCAACGGTTCTCCGGTCCCGACGTACCATTCGATTTCCTCCCGATCCACCGGCCGCATCGTCACCTCCGTGACCCGGTGACCGACGGCTTTTCTTACGGTCGAACCTGCTTCCACCTCCACGACGGCCAATCCGCTGTATACCTGATGCGTCCGTCCCTGCAGGCGCTCCAGCATGGCGACCGCTTCCGCCGAATCCGCCGGTTTGCCGAGTACTTCACCGCCCAGAACGACGATGGTGTCCGCACCGATCACCAGCGCCCGCTCCCTGGACCCGGCCACGTCGAGGGCTTTGGAGAGAGCCAGCCGTTCAACCAGCTCAGCGGGATCCTTTCCCGTCACTCCGGCCTCATCCACCTCCCCGGGTTGAACGGAAAAGGAAAGGCCCAACCGACTGAGAATTTCCCTGCGCCGGGGAGAACGCGAAGCCAATACCAATTCCGGTTGCACCGTACACCTTCACCTCACCCTTGACCAGCTGCCACAGGCGGAATGTGTCGAGTCGATCAAAAAATGGTCATGCCTTATTAGAACACATGTTCCAAATCGAGTCAAGGGCGAGGCCCCTTTCGCGCATCGGCCTGCAATTCACCTTAACGAGGAAATCAGCGCCTCATAGGCCAAGGCGTACCGGACCAGTCCCTCCTGCGTCTGCCAGACCAGGGCTTCGCTCGGATTCCGGCTCGCTTCCCGGGCGCTTTGTACGGCCTGATCCGCAGCCATCATCAGGTCCTGCAGATGGGGACGGGCTCCGGAGGGAAGCTGTTTTTCCAGGCGGGCGCCCGCATCCATCATCCGGCGATGGACCTCTTCCAGCTGTTTTGGATCGGAAAAACTCGACGAGGAGCCGCCCAAAAAGGTGGTCGTGGATGCCGCCAGCGTTTGAAAGATCCGGTGACCGTCCTCCACGAACCGCGGAAGATCCTTCTCCACCGCTTGAAGCGTCCCTTTGGACAGGCGGACGCGATCTCCCTTCACCTTTAAATCTTTGAGGTACACGTCCACGTTTTCCTTCTGATAGGTGACCGACAGTTTCAAGGCATCATCCCGGTTTTTTGCCACCCCCAAATAGATGCGGTGGGGGGAGGCATCGGTCATCACCCCGGCACGACCCTTGCTGCGGTGAGACTGGATCACCTGCTGCGCCCGCTCCTTTTCCGCAAAGCTCCCCCCCTGGAGCAACACCGCGTTCAAATCGGCCAACGAAAAAACCGATTCCTGCTCCTTTGAAGAAGCCGTGTCGCCTTCCGGTGACGGATTCCGCTCCAGGTGGGAATCGATGGATCGGGGAGAAAGGGCCGGATCGTCGGAGAAGAACAGGGAGATCACGGAAAAGCCCATGATCGTCCCCAAAACGAGGGCCGCTCCGACGGAGAGCAGCACCGTCCCCATCGGCTGACGCCCTCCCTTCGCATATCCCGGACGCTTGACCCGCCTCTTGGAAAAGGGGGAACGCGAAACTCCCCAGTGAATCTCCGAATCTGCACTCCCGACGCGCCGGCGGTTTGCCGGAGAAAGGATTCCCTTTTCCTCGACGAACGGCTTCCTTCCCCCTCCGACCGGCTGCAACGCGTCCTCCCGGTTGCTTTCGCTTTTCCGGGGACGATCGGCGGCGCGGCCTGCCGCCCGGATGCGAACGCTGACCGGACGGGCCGTCCCCTTGTGGACGGAACCCGGGGTTCCCTCGCGGGATGAGGTCTTTTCTTTCCCCAACGCGGGCCGAACATGATTTCCTCTGGTCTCCATCGGTCCATCGTCTCCTTGTCAAATCTGCTTCTATTATTTATCTATGATTTGATAGAAACGATAGAACCGAAAGATACGGCCCCTGTTCAGCGGGAGGAGCGGTCCTCCTTTTTTTCTTCTTTTTTGGGGCGGACCCGGATGGGGTCTCCCGATTCCCGGGAAATCTCCGGAGGACCCTTGGACGGCAACTCCTTCAGCTCGGGATCCCGATACGCATACACCAGGATCCGGATCCGGGCATTCCCGTATCCCGGCCGGCTTTTCAACCGGTGCTCCCATTCCTGGACGGAGACGATCCGCGTCATCCCGTGGAGTTGACGAAACCACTCCTTCAGCCCGGGAATATCCGCCGTCAGATAAATATCCAACCACACCGATTCCACGTGTTCGATCTTCGGAGGTTTTGAAGCCGCGCCCTCCGGAGGTCGCTTTTCCTTAACGCCGGATTCCTTCTCATCCTCCTCCTCCTTTTGGGCGGCCTGCCGGTCCAGCTCCTCCCGACTGTCGGCGACGTGGACCGCGTTCAACTTCACGCCGGCGCCTTCGGCGGCATCCCGAAGCTGAATCAACAGGCGGGGGACGTCCCGGTCCGGAGGAACCTTGTCAGCCAGCATTGAAAGCGCGTCAGGGGTGGGCGGATCGCCGGGATCCGACGATTCCAATTTTTCGCGATGGGCATCGACATAGGAGGTCATCGCTTGGAATTTGGCGGACAGTCCCTCAATCTCCCTCCACTGTTCGTACAAAAAGGGCAGGGCAGAACCGGCGATTAGAAGGCTGCCCAACACCCAGGTCCAGGCCAGAAAACGACCGGATTTCCACCACAGCGGGGAGCGCCCTTTCACGGCAGATCCCCCTTCTGGGCAGGCTTGTCCAGGGTCAAATGGAAGCGGACAATCCACGCCTTTTTCGGTTTCACTTCCAGGGAGGGATCCGTTTCACTCTTCTCGATGCTGTCCACCGCAAAGGAAGCGACCGACTCACTTTCTTCCATCATCTGAGTGAAAAACGCCACATCGTTCACCGTGTGGAACGCCCCCTTCCCGTCCAGCCGGCTTCCCTTTACCTGAAGATCAAACACCACCGCCGACGGCGGCAGCGATGCCTCCAATGCGCTGATCGCCTCGTCCCATTTCAGCCGCTCCCGATCCAGCCGATCCACCGCCCCCACATAGGCAAGCGCAGGGCCGTGCTCCTTCATGAACGCATCCCGTTCCCGTACTTGTTCACGCACCTCCTTTTCCACGGGCGCAAGTCGGGCCAGGTTGGACCGCGCCTCGGAAATCCGTTCCTCTTGGAAGGCAAAAAGCCAGAGAACCGCCGCCATGAACCCCATGATCCACAAAATCACGAGCAAAAGTCCCCAGAAGAAATGGCGCCTCCCCCAGGAGGGCTTCGGCAGCAGATTGACCTTCACACCGACATCCCCCCATCCATGAGCAGGCCGATCGAAACGGACAGGCAGGGGCCCAGCCAGGGAGAAACCCGCTCCCGCAGGTATTCCGCCATGAACTCTCCGGGGGAGGGGCTGATGGTCACGACGCCCTCTTCCGGTTTTAATCGGTCACGCAACAGGGAAAAATCCACCCCTTCTCCCGTCAGCACCCACTCCTTGGGCATCCATCCGGCTCGTCCCTTGAAGCCCTCCAGGATCTCCTTTAGACCCGCCGTCAACGCCTCTCCGTACCGTTTGACCTCCTCTTCTCCCTTTAACCGGGGTGCCAGGGGATCGGATTGTGATTCTCCCCCCTCGGCAAAAAGGGTCATCGGCAGGGAAAGAACGCGGGTTTCCAACCAGACGTCACCATCGAAAAAGCTGACTTCCACAGCTCTTGGCGAGATTTGAACGGTCATCCGTTTCGAAAACACCTCAGGCAGGGTGTGGACCAGCCACCGATGCAGCCCGAGGGGTGCCGGTTCCAGTCCGACCGGCTCCAATCCGCACCATTCCGCCAGAGAAGCGAAAGCGGAGACCGTCCTGCGGGACGCCGCCACGATCACCGTGTCCTGCTCGCCGTCGTCTTCCCAAACATGTCCCACCGGGCAACAATCGAAGACCGGATCTTCCCAGGGCAGGTCCGCCTCGGGAAGAACCTTTTTTTGAATCCACTTTCGAAGCCCCCGCTTCCCCAACTCCGGAAGCCGCCGACGCATCACCCGCACATGTCCTCCTCCGACGGCGATGTGAACCTTGCGCGTGTGCAGTTTCTTCTCCTTCAAAACATCCCGGACCGCCTGTACCACGCTCTCCGGTTCCGCGACCGTCCCTTCCCGGAACCAGCCCGGCGGAAGCGGATGAACCACCGCGTCGGTCACAAGGATCTTCCCCCGTCTTTGACACAACTCGACCAATTTGAAAAAGGAATCGGTCCATTCCAATCCCAACCGATATCGCCGGAACCCCATATCGCCATTCTACCCCTTTGCTTCGACCGTCGTTAATCTACCGATCAAAAAAGGACCTTCGTAACGAAAAAGAAAGAACCGTACCAGTCGATGATTCCGCCGCCCCAGCCATGGGCGACAAAAATCCCCGCCGCCAAATGGGGGCCGAAGGGAAGCGGATCCCGTCTCCGACCTCCCTTCGCCATCATATACAGGGCATGAAGTCCGCCGCTCATGACCGCCAGCGCAAAAGCCAGCAACCCGTTCGGCCACCCCAGCGCCATTCCGGACATGGCAAGCAGTTTCACGTCTCCCCCTCCCATCCCGCCGGTCACCCTGGCGATGACGTACGACAGGAGTAAGGAGACAACAAAGCCGAGAAGATAAAGGGAAAAAGAATCCTGACGCACCCACAGGCGCACCAGAAAAAAGAGCGCCATTCCCGGAACGGTCACGGCGTCAGGGATGATCATGGCCCAGAAATCGGTCAAAACCACGAGGACGAGGATGGACACAAGCAGCCATGCCACCCACAGCTCCCCCGTTCCTC contains:
- a CDS encoding PilN domain-containing protein, which codes for MKVNLLPKPSWGRRHFFWGLLLVILWIMGFMAAVLWLFAFQEERISEARSNLARLAPVEKEVREQVRERDAFMKEHGPALAYVGAVDRLDRERLKWDEAISALEASLPPSAVVFDLQVKGSRLDGKGAFHTVNDVAFFTQMMEESESVASFAVDSIEKSETDPSLEVKPKKAWIVRFHLTLDKPAQKGDLP
- the pilM gene encoding type IV pilus biogenesis protein PilM, translating into MGFRRYRLGLEWTDSFFKLVELCQRRGKILVTDAVVHPLPPGWFREGTVAEPESVVQAVRDVLKEKKLHTRKVHIAVGGGHVRVMRRRLPELGKRGLRKWIQKKVLPEADLPWEDPVFDCCPVGHVWEDDGEQDTVIVAASRRTVSAFASLAEWCGLEPVGLEPAPLGLHRWLVHTLPEVFSKRMTVQISPRAVEVSFFDGDVWLETRVLSLPMTLFAEGGESQSDPLAPRLKGEEEVKRYGEALTAGLKEILEGFKGRAGWMPKEWVLTGEGVDFSLLRDRLKPEEGVVTISPSPGEFMAEYLRERVSPWLGPCLSVSIGLLMDGGMSV
- a CDS encoding prepilin peptidase, with product MAELIFSFAMGWAVGLLLPRIARRLVQKGNGDAVYRCGDCRRSAESGGPEGFFDPGNRRTPLCRSCGRPLFPPAGSASWLTGGGFAAAQTVWGGTGELWVAWLLVSILVLVVLTDFWAMIIPDAVTVPGMALFFLVRLWVRQDSFSLYLLGFVVSLLLSYVIARVTGGMGGGDVKLLAMSGMALGWPNGLLAFALAVMSGGLHALYMMAKGGRRRDPLPFGPHLAAGIFVAHGWGGGIIDWYGSFFFVTKVLF
- a CDS encoding Maf family protein, with amino-acid sequence MQPELVLASRSPRRREILSRLGLSFSVQPGEVDEAGVTGKDPAELVERLALSKALDVAGSRERALVIGADTIVVLGGEVLGKPADSAEAVAMLERLQGRTHQVYSGLAVVEVEAGSTVRKAVGHRVTEVTMRPVDREEIEWYVGTGEPLDKAGAYGIQGLGVLLVDRIEGCYTNVVGMSVPLLLQLTKQLGYALVRDFRLPDDEA